GTCAAGCAGTACCAGAAGATCTTCGAGTTCGAGGACGTCGAGCTGTCCTTCACCGAGGACGCGCTGGCCTCCATCGCCGACCAGGCCCTGCTCCGGGGCACCGGTGCCCGAGGCCTGCGGGCGATCCTCGAAGAGGTCCTGCTGAACCTCATGTACGAGCTGCCGAGCCGCAGCGATGTCGGCAAGTGCGTGGTCGACCGCGACACGGTGCTCGAGAAGGTGAACCCCACGCTGGTCCCCCGGTCCGACGTGCCGCGCCAGCAGCGCCCACGTCGGGCGGCATCCTGACCCGCCGGCCCCGCAGCACGCCCGCTCGTCCCTTCAAGGGGATCGACGAGGCCCTCGCGTTCCTGGACGACCACGTCGACTGGGAGCAGACGCCGGCGATCGCCGGCCGCGTCGAGGGCCTGTCGCTCGACGTGATGCGGGTGCTGGCCGAGGTGATGGGCAACCCCGAGCAGGCGTACCCGATCGTCCACCTGACCGGCACCAACGGCAAGGGCTCCACCGCCCGGATGATCTCCGCCCTGCTGGTGGCCCACTCGCTGTCGGTGGGGACCTACGCGAGCCCGCACCTCGAGCACATCGTCGAGCGCATCGCCTGGAACCTCGACCCGATCGCCGCCGACGAGCTGACCCGGGTGCTCAGCGAGCTGGCTGCCCTCCAACCGCTGGTGCTGGAGGAGACGGGCGGGGTGCGGCCCACGCACTTCGACCTCGTCACCGCGGCGGCCTACTCGTACTTCGCCGACGTCGCCGTCGACGTCGCCGTGGTGGAGGTGGGGCTGCTGGGCCGCTACGACGCCACCAACGTGGGTGCGGCCCAGGTGGCGGTGGTGACGAACGTCGGGCGCGACCACACCGACGGCCAGGGCGACTGGCGCCGGCGCATCGCCGAGGAGAAGGCCGGCATCATCACGCCGGGCAGCCACCTGGTGCTGGGCGAGACCGACCCCGAGCTGCTGCCGGTGTTCGAGGCCGAGGGCCCGGGCACGGTGTGGGTGCGCGACCGCGACTTCGGCTGCGAGCAGGACAAGCTGGCGCTGGGCGGGCACCTGATCACGGTCATCACGCCCAACGGGCGCTACGACGACGTGTTCCTGCCCGTCCACGGCACCCACCAGGCCGACAACGCGGCGTGCGCGATCGCCGCGGTGGAGGGGCTGTTCGGCCGGGCGCTCGACCCCCAGGTGGTGCGGGACGGGCTGGCCCGCCTGACGCTGCCGGGGCGCTTCGAGGTGGTGCACCGGTCGCCGCTGCTGGTGCTCGACGGGGCCCACAACCCGGACAGCGCGGCGGCCGTGGGGGAGACGCTGGCCGAGGAGTTCGAGATCGGCGGCCGCCGCCACTGGATCATCGGCGTCCTGGCCGGGCGTGACGTCGACGAGATGCTGGAGGGCTTCGACGTGCGGCCCGGCGACCGGGTGGTCGCCTGCACGCCCGCCTCACCCCGGGCGCTGCCGGCCGAGGAGCTGGCCGAGCACGTGCGGGTGCGGGGCGCCGAGACCGAGGTGGTCCCCGACGTCGCCGCGGCGCTGCGCCACGTGTGGAACGACGCCCCCGACCTGGCCGGCGAGGCCGACGTGGTCATGGTCGTCGGCTCCCTGCGCACGGTCGGCACGGCCCGCTCGGAGTGCCGCCGCCTGGGCTTGCTCTAGAACAACCGGGTCATGTCGACCTCCAGGAGGTCGAGCGTGGTGCCGACGAAGCTGATCGTCCCCATGGCGAGGACGAGGTCGCCCAGCGACGGAGCGTCGAGGTCGGTCAGCAGGGGTAGCCCGGGCGGGAACGTCAGGTGCGACGCGTCGACCCGGAGCAGCCGGAAGTCGACGTCGGGGAGCGCGGCCAGGCAGGCGTCGCGGTCCTTGGTGTCGGGGATCGACAGGAGCACCGCCGTCGGTTCGCCGATCGACCGCCGGCACCAGTCGAGCGCGGTGCGCAGGCCCTTCGGGTTGATAGCCGAGTCGAGCACCCAGGTCTGCGACCCCCGGCGGTGCACCGACAGTCGCCCCGGCAGCCGCACGTCGGGGACGGGGCCGGCCGGGGCGCCGAGCGCCGCCGCCGCTCGCAGGCCGAGGGCGGCGTTGGCGCGCATGAGGTCGGTCGGGAGGTCGACGGGCACGTCGGTCGGTCTCACCATCGACAGCGCCGCGCCGTGGCGTCGGGCCGCGCCCGCGATCACCGCGCCCACCCGGGGGTCCTGGGGGACCGTGAGCACCGAGTGCGTGGCGGCGCAGATCGTGCCGGCCTTGTCCTGCGCCACCTCCACCACGTCGTCGCCGATGATGCCGAGGTGCTCCTCGAAGATCTCGGTGAGCGCCACCACCGCCGGCCGGGTGAGCGACGACTCGTCGGACGCCCCGCCCAGGCCGGCCTCCACCACCAGGGCGTCGCAGCCCCGGTCGACCAGCCACCGCAGCCCGGCGATGGTGAAGGCGCCGGTGGGCGACACGTAGCCGCCGCCCGGCACGTGCGCCGGCAGCCGGTCGACCGCGTCGGCCAGCAGGCCTGCGAGCCGGGCGAAGTCCCGCTCCGGGATCGCCTCGCCGTCGAGCCGGATGCGCTCCCGGTGGCTCCGGTAGCCGGGGCTGGTGATCAGCCCCACGGACCGGCCCGCCGCCCGCAGCGCCGCCGCCGCGTACGTCGCCGCCGTGCCCTTGCCCTTCGACCCGGTGACCACCAGCGGGTGCAGGTCCGCCAGCGGCAGGTCGAGCCGCTCGGCGAGCAGCCGCGCCCGCCCGAGGCTGCGTCGCTCGCCGGGCGCCCGCTGCGCCCGCTCGACGAAGAACGGCTCGTCGACCGTCGGCGCGGCCAGGGGAGGGGTCGGCAGGGAGGGCAGGACGAGGATGATAGGACGCGCCTTATCCGAGAGTCCCCTCACCAGGGGGTTCCGGGGCGGTCACCCAGAGCGGCTACCTTGCGTCGTTGTGACCCAGAGGACATTCGTGATGTGCAAGCCCGACGCCGTCGAGCGCGGCCTCGTCGGCGAGATCGTGAGCCGGATCGAGCGCAAGGGCTTCACCCTGGTGGCCGCCGAACTGCGCAGCGTGAATCGGGACCTCGCCGAGGAGCACTACGACGAGCACCGCGACAAGCCGTTCTACGGCGAGCTCGTCACGTTCCTGACCCGATCGCCGGTCTTCGCCATGGTGGTGGAGGGCCCGGCCGACAACACCTTCTCTTTGCTGCGCAAGATGGTGGGTGCCACCAAGGTCGACGACGCCGAGCCCGGGACCATCCGGGGCGACTTCGCCGCCATCACCACCGAGAACCTCGTCCACGCCAGCGACAGCCACGATTCCGCCGCCCGGGAGATCAAGCTCTGGTTCCCTGAGGTATCCGCCTAGCAGGGACCGGGCAACCATCGACCGCCGGGCACCACCGCTTCGTTAACCTACGCCCGCCTCCACGGCACGGCCGGAGGACCACAGCCATGTCCGACAACCTCTTCTCCTTTCTCA
The Acidimicrobiales bacterium genome window above contains:
- the ndk gene encoding nucleoside-diphosphate kinase encodes the protein MTQRTFVMCKPDAVERGLVGEIVSRIERKGFTLVAAELRSVNRDLAEEHYDEHRDKPFYGELVTFLTRSPVFAMVVEGPADNTFSLLRKMVGATKVDDAEPGTIRGDFAAITTENLVHASDSHDSAAREIKLWFPEVSA
- a CDS encoding Mur ligase family protein, yielding MRGRPRHGAREGEPHAGPPVRRAAPAAPTSGGILTRRPRSTPARPFKGIDEALAFLDDHVDWEQTPAIAGRVEGLSLDVMRVLAEVMGNPEQAYPIVHLTGTNGKGSTARMISALLVAHSLSVGTYASPHLEHIVERIAWNLDPIAADELTRVLSELAALQPLVLEETGGVRPTHFDLVTAAAYSYFADVAVDVAVVEVGLLGRYDATNVGAAQVAVVTNVGRDHTDGQGDWRRRIAEEKAGIITPGSHLVLGETDPELLPVFEAEGPGTVWVRDRDFGCEQDKLALGGHLITVITPNGRYDDVFLPVHGTHQADNAACAIAAVEGLFGRALDPQVVRDGLARLTLPGRFEVVHRSPLLVLDGAHNPDSAAAVGETLAEEFEIGGRRHWIIGVLAGRDVDEMLEGFDVRPGDRVVACTPASPRALPAEELAEHVRVRGAETEVVPDVAAALRHVWNDAPDLAGEADVVMVVGSLRTVGTARSECRRLGLL